GAGCCCATAAGATCATTGGTTTGCTCAATATGCATTTGTTGATCGTTCTTCGGCGTTAAGCACCATGTGTTAATGTCTTTGTGGACGATTTCAGGGTAGAGCGAGAATGTATCTACATCCATGTGAGTCATGACGGTATCAAGATGCATGCAGGCTCGGTTTTTTGGTAGCTCAGTTACAATGACTTGCGACGCTTGGCCATGTTTAAACAGTTGCGCAGCTAGATTCTCGACGCCTTGCGGGGTGGAGCGCTCAGAAATCGCCATTAATACAGCCCCTTTACCAATGACTAACACATCGCCACCTTCAATCGTGGCATTGTCGTAATGTAGATCTTCGTTACCAAAATATTTGATGAAATCTTGTCCTGCAAAAGTCGGGTGCCAATGGTAGATTGCACGAAGATGATTAGTCTCTCGCTGGCGCGCAGGCATCATCATTGGGTTGAGGGAAACGCCGCCATAAACCCAGCATGAAGTATCACGCGTAAACAGATGGTTAGGTAGTGGCTCAATGGCAAAATCAAGTGCGCGGTTTAACTTGGGAAGTATGGACGCTGATTTAAATGGCAGCTCTGAATAAGCCAAGCCACCGAGTAAAACACAAGCTAAATGCTCGTTGTCCATTTCTGATAGGTAATGGCGAAAATCACGAGCAAACATCGGCCCATAACGGAAATCGGAAATTTGAGTGTTGAGCAGCCACTCTCGCGCGTCTGGAATTGCCAAGGTTTCTACAAGGAGGTCATGTAGTAGTAAGACTTCAACATCTTGCCCCCTTAAAGTATTGGCAAAAATATCGTGTTCTTCACCAGCCGCTTCCACTGCCAATACGTCATCAAATAGCAAATCGTGGCAGTTAGATGGGGTGAGATGGGTTAGGGCGCGCTCAGGTCGATGTAGCAGCACTCGTTTTAACTGTCCAACTTCAGAGCCTATATACAACTTACTCATTTCGTATCCTTACGTTAAGTCTTAAACTATTTATGACAATGTTAACAAAAAGATGCAAGTGTGTTTTTATAAGTGAATAGTAATGAAATGGCGAATATGTAGTGATTCATGCTAAAAATAAGCCTTATCTAAAGAGTGTTATCACTAAGCTTTGTGGGGATTGGCAGTCAAACTATCGGGTACTTATTCGTATCGATGTTGTTGAATCGAAGTTGAAATGACAGACATAACCCAGCCTTTGTTTGTGATGCTGAGATCTTCAGTTTTTGATGGTATTGATGACGAACGCCTAGTTATGCAAAGTACATTTATAACCACTCAGGGAGTAGGAAGAGCGAGTTTCTACTGAGGCAATAGATTGTTCTAAATTGGCGTGTGGTGAATAAAAGCGTTTTATCTTTGATTTTACCGTGAGAGCCCATGGTCAAATGCTAAGATGGTAAGAAAGATCATATCAAGCGGCGATTCTAGGTAGTATTTTTTGTTGAACCGTGCGATATTTCGTCGCGAGAAATCGTCATTATTGTTATTACACTCTGGAGCACAACTATGTCTCACGAAGATGAATATCTATCAGTAGAAGAATTAATTGAGATTCAAAAGGAAGAGACTCGCGATATTATCCAAGCATTGCTAGAAGATGGCAGTGATCCAGATGCGTTATACGAGATTGAGCATCACCTTTTCGCTGAAGATTTCGATACGCTAGAAAAAGCCGTCGTTGAAGCGTTCAAAATGGGCTTTGAAGTCCTAGAAGCGGAAGAGACAGAAGATGAAGACGGCAACAAACTTCTTTGTTGTGATGCAACGATGGAATCAGTACTAAATGCTGAAGCTATCGATGCACAAGTAGAGAAACTTGTTCACCTAGCAGAGAAGTACGACATCATCTATGACGGGTGGGGCACTTACTACGAAGGTGAAGATGCGCTGTTCTCTGACGAAGATGAAGAAGACGACGAAGATTACTAATTTTTTGTCGAATCAGTTTTAGAAAATACCAGCCAAGCGCTGGTATTTTTGTTTATTGTGTAGATTGCATATTCAAAACGATTGATTATACTCATGCCAATATTGATCTAGCGCAAGTTTGTATAACATGGAACTCTCTCTCGCAGGTCTTTGGCAGTTATCGCCACTGACTGACTTATCTATTCCTCAGGATGATGTGACTTTTCCTGCGCCTCTAAGCCGAATTCTACCGACTTCCCTTTCTGAACAAGATATCGCCGCCCAAGAGTGGCACTTAATGCACGATATCGATGTAGATCAATCTATGTTGGGATTTGCTGCCGTCGATCTTGTTATTGGTGGAGTGGATTATCATGCGGAAGTGCGTGTTAACGGTGTAGCAGTATTTGACTGCGATGGTAGCCAAAGCGTGTATAAAAAAGATATCCTCCCATACTTGCAACTCGGCCGTAACCGCTTCGAAATTCTATTCTTACATCCTGATGATGATTGGTTGTTGGACGAAGCAGAGCATGATCAGGTTTGCGCACTCGGGGAAGTGCAACTTCATGATCAACGAATGGGGATTTGGCGAGTACCTTATTTGCAGTTTATTCGTCATGTGCGTTTAGATTATATCGCTACGGAGCAGATCTGGCATCATGGTGGCGGTTGTGAGTTTAAAGTGGATCTCTATTACACCACCTACTCACCAGGGTTGGTGTCCGCGATGGTGAAGTTCAATGGCATGGCTTATCAATTGCCGATTGACGTGCGAGACAATCACTCCAGTGCATTATTTCAGGTTGAAGCCCCTATTTACTACGATCTCAATGCGCCAAATTCAGATCACCTATATCAATTGGAAGTGAGTCTGGATGGGCAAAAACAGAACTATCAAGTCGCGCTGTGTGAACAATTCTGCGTGAAGCACTATCCTGTCTAAAATTCTTGGTGACTGAGAAAGATTATCAGTGTGCACAAGCTAGGTTCATTGAGCGTTGTTGCTTTGATATCCATCGTTTTTCATGGAAGTAGTAGGCACAAGTATTAATGGTTGGCTCGATGGCTGCCATGATGCCCCCGACAAACGCATCACCGGTCAATAGATAAACGACACCAAAGGCCACGCTAAAATGAACGATCGCAAAGCTGGTGGTTTTTATTTTCGGGTTTTGCGCAATGTTCTGTAATGCGGAAACTCGACTCCAAACCAGTTCATGAAAATAGAAGGCCACGGTATTCACACTTGGTTCAAGCATTGCAATCATGCTACCAATAATAATGTCACCAGTAAGCAGATAAGCGACAGTAAAGGCGATAGTAAAGTGAATGCTGGCGAATGTAAGTGTCTTCTTCATAATCAAATTTCATTAGTCTGTAATTATGATTTGATTATTCCCCATAAGTTAATAAAGATAATGGCTTGAAATTATCATTTTGATAGGTTGTAACTATTAAACAGGCGCTGTATTACAGCGCCTTTTAAGTTTGATTAGCCTTGTGGTTTCACCACCAGTACATTGATGGGTGAAGACTCAACCACTTTGCTGGCCACTGAACCAAGTAAGGTTTTGTTTAGCTTTGAACGTTTATGGCTTGGCATGATGAT
Above is a window of Vibrio taketomensis DNA encoding:
- the rraB gene encoding ribonuclease E inhibitor RraB; translated protein: MSHEDEYLSVEELIEIQKEETRDIIQALLEDGSDPDALYEIEHHLFAEDFDTLEKAVVEAFKMGFEVLEAEETEDEDGNKLLCCDATMESVLNAEAIDAQVEKLVHLAEKYDIIYDGWGTYYEGEDALFSDEDEEDDEDY
- a CDS encoding glycosyl hydrolase 2 galactose-binding domain-containing protein: MELSLAGLWQLSPLTDLSIPQDDVTFPAPLSRILPTSLSEQDIAAQEWHLMHDIDVDQSMLGFAAVDLVIGGVDYHAEVRVNGVAVFDCDGSQSVYKKDILPYLQLGRNRFEILFLHPDDDWLLDEAEHDQVCALGEVQLHDQRMGIWRVPYLQFIRHVRLDYIATEQIWHHGGGCEFKVDLYYTTYSPGLVSAMVKFNGMAYQLPIDVRDNHSSALFQVEAPIYYDLNAPNSDHLYQLEVSLDGQKQNYQVALCEQFCVKHYPV
- a CDS encoding DUF2061 domain-containing protein — translated: MKKTLTFASIHFTIAFTVAYLLTGDIIIGSMIAMLEPSVNTVAFYFHELVWSRVSALQNIAQNPKIKTTSFAIVHFSVAFGVVYLLTGDAFVGGIMAAIEPTINTCAYYFHEKRWISKQQRSMNLACAH
- the arcA gene encoding arginine deiminase, giving the protein MSKLYIGSEVGQLKRVLLHRPERALTHLTPSNCHDLLFDDVLAVEAAGEEHDIFANTLRGQDVEVLLLHDLLVETLAIPDAREWLLNTQISDFRYGPMFARDFRHYLSEMDNEHLACVLLGGLAYSELPFKSASILPKLNRALDFAIEPLPNHLFTRDTSCWVYGGVSLNPMMMPARQRETNHLRAIYHWHPTFAGQDFIKYFGNEDLHYDNATIEGGDVLVIGKGAVLMAISERSTPQGVENLAAQLFKHGQASQVIVTELPKNRACMHLDTVMTHMDVDTFSLYPEIVHKDINTWCLTPKNDQQMHIEQTNDLMGSIEKALGLDALKIITTGGDSYEAEREQWNDANNVLTVKPGVVIGYERNVYTNEKYDKAGITVLPIPGNELGRGRGGARCMSCPIERDDI